The Campylobacter sp. RM10537 genome has a segment encoding these proteins:
- a CDS encoding DUF2972 domain-containing protein, which yields MHNPNSAVERIKNHLAYKLGQTMIEYDKNGGGGYLSLFKKLYNIKKQHKKEKQIYQETIKVFPTLKYPELKQCPDYNEALKCYFHLSYMLGEVLIKADQDKFIGGYFNLNKYIKKAKKEFKLFQDIFKEFDQINSNIIKAIANNKQLFLKEFPKIKNLLNIHKDYTPIIDNIFHNFDYVTKNFNLIEEWLLSNDFNEKYKKENHPYPSLLDPKKLNDEKEEINYKSIPAELAWEMNLPLPDGYKFIYWCSHGTGGTAFINFLDLLKFRNIGTPVVESNIIQIFKDIYNFSFVAKSDCKYIALRNYHNCEKFYYLLPKIPGIHITRDPIGMLKHYLNILRPYREAKRYIKLSDDFDEICNSLVTIGGWSFNYNLFELASFYLNHRLTTFHDFQLERALVNTNEHFIIDMDDIVGKKTYITIEKMCKFLSIDIPNTINKTKFEKKALNDNVSLLPLTLSIDKNIDLFIIDESWISEAESGIILQNNWLTPWQKAPEGYCINVTNYFFLDNEKDALKGIAFYIKRDSYDNFLNELNLKKEIKNKIKELVNSINKQKQILKNKKVKEIDIINFMKKNKELRLECKKVFDNHLLFIKQHRPDIVASWKYYQEFEKMCEELDGESEIKQIENNSN from the coding sequence ATGCATAACCCCAACTCAGCTGTAGAAAGAATTAAAAATCATTTAGCTTATAAATTAGGTCAAACTATGATTGAATATGATAAAAATGGCGGGGGGGGGTATTTAAGCTTATTTAAAAAACTTTATAACATTAAAAAACAACACAAAAAAGAAAAACAAATCTATCAAGAAACCATCAAAGTCTTTCCTACTCTTAAATATCCTGAATTAAAACAATGTCCTGACTATAATGAAGCTTTAAAATGCTATTTTCATTTATCTTACATGCTAGGCGAAGTATTAATAAAAGCAGATCAAGATAAATTTATAGGTGGTTATTTTAATTTAAATAAATATATTAAAAAAGCTAAAAAAGAATTTAAATTATTTCAAGATATTTTTAAAGAATTTGATCAAATTAATTCTAATATTATTAAAGCTATAGCAAATAACAAACAATTATTCTTAAAAGAATTTCCTAAAATAAAAAACCTATTAAATATTCATAAAGATTATACTCCTATTATAGATAATATCTTTCATAACTTTGATTATGTTACAAAGAATTTTAACCTTATAGAAGAATGGTTATTATCTAATGATTTTAATGAAAAATATAAAAAAGAAAACCATCCTTACCCATCTTTACTTGATCCTAAAAAACTTAATGATGAAAAAGAAGAAATAAACTATAAAAGCATACCTGCTGAACTTGCATGGGAAATGAATTTACCTTTACCGGATGGATATAAGTTTATATATTGGTGTTCGCATGGCACCGGTGGAACTGCATTTATTAATTTTTTAGATCTTTTAAAATTTCGCAACATTGGAACTCCTGTTGTTGAGTCAAATATTATTCAAATTTTTAAAGATATATATAATTTTTCATTTGTTGCAAAGTCCGATTGTAAATATATTGCTTTGAGAAATTATCACAATTGTGAGAAATTTTATTATTTATTACCAAAAATTCCAGGCATTCATATAACAAGAGATCCTATAGGTATGTTAAAACATTATTTAAATATTTTAAGACCTTATAGGGAAGCAAAAAGATATATTAAGCTTAGTGATGATTTTGATGAAATTTGCAATTCCTTAGTTACGATAGGAGGTTGGAGTTTTAACTATAATTTGTTTGAATTAGCTAGTTTTTATCTTAATCATAGATTAACTACATTTCATGATTTTCAACTCGAAAGAGCTTTGGTAAATACTAATGAACATTTTATTATTGATATGGATGATATTGTCGGTAAAAAGACATATATAACAATTGAAAAAATGTGCAAATTTTTATCTATTGACATACCAAATACAATAAATAAAACGAAATTTGAGAAAAAAGCATTGAATGATAATGTAAGTTTATTACCTCTTACTTTGAGTATTGATAAAAATATTGATTTATTTATTATAGATGAAAGTTGGATTTCTGAGGCTGAATCGGGAATAATATTGCAGAATAATTGGCTAACTCCTTGGCAAAAAGCTCCAGAAGGTTATTGTATTAATGTGACGAATTATTTTTTCTTAGACAATGAGAAAGATGCATTAAAAGGTATTGCATTTTATATAAAAAGAGATTCTTATGATAATTTTCTCAACGAGTTAAATTTAAAAAAAGAAATTAAAAACAAAATCAAAGAGTTGGTTAATAGTATAAATAAACAAAAACAAATTCTAAAAAATAAAAAGGTAAAAGAGATAGATATTATTAATTTTATGAAAAAAAATAAAGAATTAAGATTAGAGTGTAAAAAAGTTTTTGATAATCATCTTTTATTTATCAAACAACATCGTCCTGATATAGTAGCCTCTTGGAAATACTACCAAGAATTTGAAAAAATGTGTGAAGAGTTGGATGGTGAGAGCGAAATAAAACAAATAGAAAACAACAGTAATTAA
- a CDS encoding glycosyltransferase family 10 domain-containing protein, translated as MINKQTIRLRLVDWYLEDNEENFYNHYLIKLLCERYNIIYSDSPDYIIYSVFEFNKHTNYDCVRILFTEENRRTNWNIADYGIDFDYLSFADRHIRLPFQFLWLKDDIELACRKHLHYNESEKRKKFCAYLITDPGRPEWTPRDYFIDKLSLYKHIDSGGRYRNNIGGPIGDRYGEDFNVTKRKWLQNYKFNICFENSSAPGYTSEKIFQAFAAGCIPIYWGDTSLRCGLGIKEKLVPGAEIDQRIPKIPEKLLDYKINPKAFINAHDFSNWNELIDCIKLIDNNDELYLSMLQEPIFLNDFDPIQYAKEKTLMFFDYIFSQPLEYAYRRGKGAHINFELRDKKRCAAHFSPTHKNIGALLRIQNQLSYKLGQALIINSKNILGCISLPFIILSIIISHKQEQKAYKLKIKKNPNLVLPPLSLYDDYGEALKIKNHFSYQLGQEFLNSFKNWHKGAIFLFPYRAFKLHKKLKKRQ; from the coding sequence ATGATTAACAAACAAACAATTAGATTGAGATTAGTTGATTGGTATCTTGAAGATAATGAAGAAAATTTTTATAATCATTATTTGATTAAATTATTATGTGAAAGATACAATATAATATATAGCGATAGTCCTGATTATATTATTTATAGTGTTTTTGAATTTAATAAACATACAAATTATGATTGTGTGAGAATTCTTTTTACTGAAGAAAATAGAAGAACAAATTGGAATATAGCCGATTATGGCATAGATTTTGATTATTTATCTTTTGCGGATAGACATATTAGATTGCCTTTTCAATTTTTATGGCTTAAAGATGATATAGAATTAGCATGTCGCAAGCATTTGCATTACAATGAATCTGAAAAGAGAAAAAAATTTTGTGCTTATTTAATTACAGATCCGGGTAGGCCAGAATGGACGCCTAGAGATTATTTTATAGATAAATTATCTTTATATAAACATATTGATTCAGGAGGTAGATATAGAAATAATATAGGTGGTCCTATAGGCGATCGATATGGTGAAGATTTTAATGTAACAAAAAGAAAATGGCTTCAAAATTATAAGTTTAATATTTGTTTTGAAAATTCTAGTGCTCCAGGTTACACTTCTGAAAAAATTTTTCAAGCATTTGCGGCTGGTTGTATTCCGATTTATTGGGGGGATACTAGTTTAAGATGTGGTTTAGGTATAAAGGAAAAATTAGTACCTGGCGCAGAAATAGATCAAAGAATTCCTAAAATCCCTGAAAAATTATTGGATTATAAAATAAATCCAAAAGCTTTTATAAATGCCCATGATTTTAGCAATTGGAATGAATTAATTGACTGTATTAAACTGATTGACAATAATGATGAGTTATATCTTTCAATGCTTCAGGAGCCTATATTTTTAAATGACTTTGATCCCATTCAATATGCTAAAGAAAAAACACTGATGTTTTTCGATTATATTTTTTCTCAGCCTTTAGAATATGCTTACAGAAGAGGAAAAGGTGCTCATATTAATTTTGAATTAAGAGATAAAAAAAGATGTGCTGCTCATTTTTCTCCAACTCATAAAAATATAGGAGCTCTTTTAAGAATTCAAAATCAGCTTTCTTATAAATTAGGACAAGCTTTAATTATTAATTCAAAAAATATATTAGGTTGCATATCTTTACCTTTTATAATATTAAGCATTATTATTTCACATAAGCAAGAGCAAAAAGCCTATAAACTTAAAATAAAGAAAAATCCAAATTTAGTTTTACCACCTTTAAGTTTATATGATGATTACGGTGAAGCTTTAAAAATAAAAAATCATTTTTCTTATCAATTAGGACAAGAATTTCTCAATTCGTTTAAAAATTGGCATAAAGGTGCAATATTTTTGTTTCCCTATAGAGCTTTTAAGCTACATAAAAAATTAAAGAAAAGACAATGA
- a CDS encoding glycosyltransferase family 2 protein, which translates to MKTVGVVIPIYNVQDYLRECLDSVINQTYKNLQVVLVNDGSTDENSLNIAKEYTLKDERFILFDKKNGGLSSSRNVGIEYFSKEYKLKNITNDIKENSLIEFSIEGNNPYEIYKVYKSSKFFKNKNELLNFQTPNIDYIIFLDSDDYWELNCIEECVLRMDGVEVVWFDWKKKYDGIEEIKTDENFSWMILRNRKIIHSLEWFEEMQRLDNRLFAFCIQGMINFNFLKKIKLKFIDKVVSEDYHFGIILFYKAQFIHILNQKLYTYRIRTNSICSHEGKVSKESILPFTQHIYKKFQYDGHKTKLYHYIVSCIIMVKNIIKDIENHCDYRKVDILKKLFIAEMLKHASIILEFDIDPWNMKNEYKILKSLYFSERLMVGALLRIQNQLSYKLGQALIINSKNILGCISLPFIILSIIISHKQEQKAYKLKIKKNPNLVLPPLSLYDDYGEALKIKNHFSYQLGQEFLNSFKNWHKGAIFLFPYRAFKLHKKLKKRQ; encoded by the coding sequence ATGAAAACAGTCGGTGTAGTTATACCAATATATAACGTACAAGATTATTTAAGAGAGTGTTTAGATAGTGTTATTAATCAAACTTATAAAAATTTACAAGTGGTTTTAGTTAATGATGGAAGTACTGATGAAAATTCATTAAACATTGCTAAAGAATACACTTTAAAAGATGAAAGATTTATTTTATTTGATAAGAAAAATGGGGGACTTTCATCATCTCGCAATGTAGGTATAGAATATTTTAGTAAAGAATATAAACTTAAAAATATAACTAATGATATTAAAGAAAATTCTTTAATAGAATTTAGCATAGAAGGAAATAATCCTTATGAAATATATAAAGTCTATAAAAGTTCTAAATTCTTTAAAAACAAAAATGAACTTTTAAATTTTCAAACTCCAAATATAGATTATATTATCTTTTTAGATAGTGATGATTACTGGGAATTAAACTGTATAGAAGAATGTGTTCTTAGAATGGATGGGGTTGAAGTGGTTTGGTTTGATTGGAAAAAGAAATATGATGGGATTGAAGAAATTAAAACGGATGAAAATTTCTCATGGATGATTTTAAGAAATAGAAAAATAATTCATTCTCTAGAATGGTTTGAAGAGATGCAAAGGCTTGACAATAGATTATTTGCATTTTGTATTCAAGGTATGATTAATTTTAATTTTTTAAAAAAAATTAAATTAAAATTTATAGATAAGGTTGTTTCCGAGGATTATCATTTTGGTATTATATTATTTTACAAGGCGCAATTTATTCATATTTTAAACCAAAAATTATACACCTATAGGATAAGAACTAATAGCATTTGCAGTCACGAAGGTAAGGTTTCTAAAGAAAGCATTTTGCCATTTACGCAGCATATTTATAAAAAATTTCAATATGATGGTCATAAAACAAAATTATATCACTATATAGTTAGTTGTATTATAATGGTTAAAAATATAATAAAAGATATAGAAAATCACTGTGATTATAGAAAAGTTGATATTTTAAAAAAACTTTTCATAGCAGAAATGTTAAAACATGCTTCTATTATTTTGGAATTTGATATAGATCCTTGGAATATGAAAAATGAATATAAAATTTTAAAATCACTTTATTTTTCAGAAAGATTGATGGTAGGAGCTCTTTTAAGAATTCAAAATCAGCTTTCTTATAAATTAGGACAAGCTTTAATTATTAATTCAAAAAATATATTAGGTTGCATATCTTTACCTTTTATAATATTAAGCATTATTATTTCACATAAGCAAGAGCAAAAAGCCTATAAACTTAAAATAAAGAAAAATCCAAATTTAGTTTTACCACCTTTAAGTTTATATGATGATTACGGTGAAGCTTTAAAAATAAAAAATCATTTTTCTTATCAATTAGGACAAGAATTTCTCAATTCGTTTAAAAATTGGCATAAAGGTGCAATATTTTTGTTTCCCTATAGAGCTTTTAAGCTACATAAAAAATTAAAGAAAAGACAATGA
- a CDS encoding glycosyltransferase family 2 protein codes for MKTVGVVIPIYNVQDYLRECLDSVINQTYKNLQVVLVNDGSTDENSLNIAKEYTLKDERFILFDKKNGGQSTARNVGIEYFSKEYKLKNITNDIKENSLIEFSIEGNNPYEIYKVYKSSKFFKNKNELLNFQTPNIDYIIFLDSDDYWELNCIEECVLRMDGVEVVWFDWKKKYDGIEEIKTDENFSWMILRNRKIIHSLEWFEEMQRLDNRLFAFCIQGMINFNFLKKIKLKFIDKVVSEDYHFGIILFYKAQFIHILNQKLYTYRIRTNSTCSHEGKVSKESILPFTQHIYKKFQYDGHKTKLYHYIVSCIIMVKNIIKDIENHCDYRKVDILKKLFIAEMLKHASIILEFDIDPWNMKNEYKILKFSEGLMVGVVIPIYNVQDYLRECLDSVINQTYKNLQVVLVNDGSTDENSLNIAKEYTLKDERFILFDKKNGGLSSSRNVGIEYFSKEYKLKNITNDIKENSLIEFSIEGNNPYEIYKVYKSSKFFKNKNELLNFQTPNIDYIIFLDSDDYWELNCIEECVLRMDGVEVVWFDHYFFYDGIEKPEIIPQTIIQMHQYQQGKIDVKTFFKNMMNLKLDSFWFGWHGMINFKYLKKINLKFLNQVLHEDHYFGKLLFFQLNNIYIFPKKLLYYRIRKGSIMNYSNEKSYIPEYALDDYKILEENYFTYKQYHRNSSLFLTALMVFNFIDKYNNHDDLFNQIFLNKLKTWRDELLNFNPKYLNIVLYLSFSKLFKLSNNVDKNLKLISNFIKDNIIIKNTQISNLEIELKYISNFHSLYGTAKQRIQNQLSYKLGQALIINSKNILGCISLPFIILSIIISHKQEQKAYKLKIKKNPNLVLPPLESYPDYNEALKEKECFTYKLGQNFIKASKNWFKGGYIKFYFKDIPKLKNLYKRRNKYGYRV; via the coding sequence ATGAAAACAGTCGGTGTAGTTATACCAATATATAACGTACAAGATTATTTAAGAGAGTGTTTAGATAGTGTTATTAATCAAACTTATAAAAATTTACAAGTGGTTTTAGTTAATGATGGAAGTACTGATGAAAATTCATTAAACATTGCTAAAGAATACACTTTAAAAGATGAAAGATTTATTTTATTTGATAAGAAAAATGGAGGGCAAAGCACAGCAAGAAATGTAGGTATAGAATATTTTAGTAAAGAATATAAACTTAAAAATATAACTAATGATATTAAAGAAAATTCTTTAATAGAATTTAGCATAGAAGGAAATAATCCTTATGAAATATATAAAGTCTATAAAAGTTCTAAATTCTTTAAAAACAAAAATGAACTTTTAAATTTTCAAACTCCAAATATAGATTATATTATCTTTTTAGATAGTGATGATTACTGGGAATTAAACTGTATAGAAGAATGTGTTCTTAGAATGGATGGGGTTGAAGTGGTTTGGTTTGATTGGAAAAAGAAATATGATGGGATTGAAGAAATTAAAACGGATGAAAATTTCTCATGGATGATTTTAAGAAATAGAAAAATAATTCATTCTCTAGAATGGTTTGAAGAGATGCAAAGGCTTGACAATAGATTATTTGCATTTTGTATTCAAGGTATGATTAATTTTAATTTTTTAAAAAAAATTAAATTAAAATTTATAGATAAGGTTGTTTCCGAGGATTATCATTTTGGTATTATATTATTTTACAAGGCGCAATTTATTCATATTTTAAACCAAAAATTATACACCTATAGGATAAGAACTAATAGTACTTGCAGTCACGAAGGTAAGGTTTCTAAAGAAAGCATTTTGCCATTTACGCAGCATATTTATAAAAAATTTCAATATGATGGTCATAAAACAAAATTATATCACTATATAGTTAGTTGTATTATAATGGTTAAAAATATAATAAAAGATATAGAAAATCACTGTGATTATAGAAAAGTTGATATTTTAAAAAAACTTTTCATAGCAGAAATGTTAAAACATGCTTCTATTATTTTGGAATTTGATATAGATCCTTGGAATATGAAAAATGAATATAAAATTTTAAAATTTTCAGAAGGATTAATGGTCGGTGTAGTTATACCAATATATAACGTACAAGATTATTTAAGAGAGTGTTTAGATAGTGTTATTAATCAAACTTATAAAAATTTACAAGTGGTTTTAGTTAATGATGGAAGTACTGATGAAAATTCATTAAACATTGCTAAAGAATACACTTTAAAAGATGAAAGATTTATTTTATTTGATAAGAAAAATGGGGGACTTTCATCATCTCGCAATGTAGGTATAGAATATTTTAGTAAAGAATATAAACTTAAAAATATAACTAATGATATTAAAGAAAATTCTTTAATAGAATTTAGCATAGAAGGAAATAATCCTTATGAAATATATAAAGTCTATAAAAGTTCTAAATTCTTTAAAAACAAAAATGAACTTTTAAATTTTCAAACTCCAAATATAGATTATATTATCTTTTTAGATAGTGATGATTACTGGGAATTAAACTGTATAGAAGAATGTGTTCTTAGAATGGATGGGGTTGAAGTGGTTTGGTTTGATCATTATTTTTTTTATGATGGTATAGAAAAACCTGAAATTATTCCCCAAACAATAATTCAAATGCATCAATATCAACAAGGTAAAATAGATGTCAAAACTTTCTTTAAAAATATGATGAATTTAAAACTTGATTCTTTTTGGTTTGGATGGCATGGAATGATTAATTTTAAGTATCTTAAAAAAATTAATCTAAAATTTTTAAATCAAGTATTACATGAAGATCATTATTTTGGCAAATTATTGTTTTTTCAACTAAATAATATTTATATTTTCCCAAAAAAATTACTATATTATCGTATTAGAAAAGGAAGTATTATGAATTATTCGAATGAAAAGTCATACATTCCAGAATATGCTCTAGATGATTATAAAATATTAGAAGAAAATTATTTCACCTATAAACAATACCATAGAAATAGTAGCTTATTTTTAACAGCTTTAATGGTATTTAATTTTATCGATAAATATAATAATCACGATGATTTATTTAATCAAATTTTTCTTAATAAATTAAAAACTTGGAGAGATGAATTATTAAATTTTAACCCAAAATATTTAAATATTGTTTTATATTTATCTTTTTCAAAATTATTTAAATTATCAAATAATGTTGATAAAAACTTAAAACTTATATCTAACTTTATAAAGGATAATATAATTATCAAAAATACTCAAATTAGTAATTTGGAAATTGAGTTAAAATATATATCAAATTTCCATTCCCTATACGGCACAGCCAAACAAAGAATTCAAAATCAGCTTTCTTATAAATTAGGACAAGCTTTAATTATTAATTCAAAAAATATATTAGGTTGCATATCTTTACCTTTTATAATATTAAGCATTATTATTTCACATAAACAAGAGCAAAAAGCCTATAAACTTAAAATAAAGAAAAATCCAAATTTAGTTTTACCGCCTTTAGAATCTTATCCTGATTATAATGAGGCTTTAAAAGAAAAAGAATGTTTTACTTATAAATTAGGGCAGAATTTTATAAAAGCAAGTAAAAATTGGTTTAAGGGTGGATATATAAAATTTTA